One Aminivibrio sp. genomic region harbors:
- a CDS encoding cobalamin B12-binding domain-containing protein has protein sequence MDERKIRVVVAKPGLDGHDRGAKVVARALRDAGMEVVYTGLRQTAEQIVETVLQEDADAVGISILSGAHTFYFTKIIELLKEKDAGDVIVFGGGVIPEKDIPGLLEAGVGAVFGPGTPTSVCVEWLEKAVAEKRAKEQ, from the coding sequence GTGGACGAGAGAAAAATCAGGGTAGTCGTTGCAAAACCGGGACTCGACGGGCACGACAGGGGGGCTAAGGTTGTGGCGAGGGCTCTGCGGGACGCCGGAATGGAAGTGGTGTACACCGGCCTGAGGCAGACAGCGGAACAGATCGTTGAAACCGTTCTTCAGGAGGATGCCGATGCAGTAGGCATCAGCATCCTTTCCGGAGCCCACACGTTTTATTTTACGAAGATCATTGAACTGCTGAAAGAAAAAGATGCCGGTGACGTCATTGTCTTCGGCGGCGGAGTCATCCCCGAAAAGGATATCCCAGGACTTCTCGAGGCCGGCGTAGGAGCGGTCTTCGGGCCGGGAACCCCCACGTCCGTCTGTGTTGAATGGCTTGAAAAGGCTGTGGCGGAAAAAAGGGCCAAAGAACAGTAG